In the genome of Flavobacterium panacagri, one region contains:
- a CDS encoding glycoside hydrolase family 2 protein, which translates to MQLKKLKIQWITALTIFISLNSTAQQTDKIYLSGKDFEHPVQWDFYCTDGNNSKKWSKINVPSQWELEGFGEYTYGRWYKELNQKEPSKEEGLYKYEFEVPASYKDKEVKIVFGGAMTDTEVKVNGKLAGAIHQGGFYEFKYDISSLVTYGAKNILEVHVWKHSANKSVNAAERRADWWLFGGIYRPVWLEVSPKTNIQHIAVNPKMDGSITVDLDLKNIAKNTTLEVSLKGLNGESLEAFSFPLKAKTTKERISAQWKNIKPWNPESPNLYELQLVLKQNGNSIHEYNKKIGFRTLEFKKQDGIYVNGTKIVMKGINRHSFWPEGGRSTSKRISELDGKIIKDMNMNAVRGHYPPDEHFLEVCDSLGIFVLNELAGWQNSYDTETGTKLVGEMVTRDVNHPSVIIWDNGNEGGWNYEVDKVFAEKDPQKRIVIHPWADFNGWDTHHYPTYLTGMHRFNAGENVFFPTEFMHGTYDNGHGAALEDFWNRYKESPLFAGGFMWAMLDEAVKRSDWTGDVKFDSKGSLAADGILGPHREKEGSYYTVKEVWAPIQFQPKQVTPNFDGSFLITNDYLFSNLNSCRMEFKVLKSDADVLYSNKNAQVISSGKIQIPKINPGETRKIQFAVPNNFAEGDVLSITAYDQFNKEIYTWTWPIHKALFYANKFLAVQNTKAKASAIKTATEVTLKGNNVTVVLNAANGEITSVKNGISTIPLTNGPRPIGMKAKLKDIQVSQEGDKAVCLVSYVGGISSIKWTMEADGRFKMEMIVLKNEKAPSGFDGFDGAFFEDKINSFGITFSFPEKDVTGMKWFGRGPYRVWKNRIKGTAYGIWEKDYNTTITGESFENLVYPEFKGYHANVIGANLKAGTSSFKVFSESDNLFLRLFTPDLPKNGFPGSYPQPAFPEGDISFMYEIPAMRDFKPLEQQGPQSQPTNIRIKSGDEGIKMNLWFDFRDKI; encoded by the coding sequence ATGCAACTAAAAAAACTTAAAATTCAGTGGATTACAGCCCTGACCATTTTTATTTCACTAAACAGTACAGCGCAGCAGACTGACAAAATTTATCTTTCAGGAAAAGATTTTGAACATCCTGTACAATGGGATTTTTACTGCACCGATGGCAATAACAGCAAAAAATGGTCAAAAATAAATGTTCCTTCTCAGTGGGAATTAGAAGGTTTTGGGGAATATACCTACGGTCGCTGGTATAAAGAACTAAATCAAAAAGAACCAAGCAAAGAAGAAGGTTTATACAAATACGAATTTGAAGTTCCAGCGTCTTATAAGGACAAGGAAGTGAAGATTGTTTTTGGCGGTGCAATGACTGACACTGAGGTAAAAGTAAACGGAAAGCTAGCAGGCGCTATTCATCAAGGCGGTTTTTATGAGTTTAAATATGATATTTCATCGTTAGTAACTTATGGTGCTAAAAATATTCTGGAAGTCCATGTCTGGAAACACTCTGCTAACAAATCGGTTAATGCAGCTGAAAGAAGAGCCGACTGGTGGTTGTTTGGAGGTATTTATCGTCCCGTTTGGCTGGAAGTTTCTCCAAAAACAAATATTCAGCATATAGCCGTAAATCCAAAAATGGATGGGAGTATCACAGTTGATTTGGATTTAAAAAATATTGCAAAAAATACCACTTTAGAAGTCTCGCTAAAAGGTTTAAACGGAGAAAGTCTGGAAGCTTTTTCTTTTCCGCTTAAAGCGAAAACTACTAAAGAAAGGATTTCGGCACAATGGAAAAATATCAAACCTTGGAATCCAGAAAGTCCTAATTTGTACGAGTTGCAATTGGTTTTAAAACAAAACGGAAATAGTATTCATGAATACAATAAAAAAATAGGCTTCAGAACTCTGGAGTTTAAAAAACAGGACGGGATTTATGTAAACGGAACTAAAATTGTCATGAAGGGAATTAACCGTCATTCTTTTTGGCCAGAAGGAGGACGAAGCACCAGCAAAAGAATCAGCGAACTGGACGGAAAAATAATCAAAGACATGAACATGAATGCTGTACGAGGGCATTATCCTCCAGACGAACACTTTCTGGAAGTTTGTGATTCTCTTGGAATTTTTGTTTTAAATGAACTGGCAGGCTGGCAAAACTCATACGATACTGAAACGGGAACGAAATTGGTCGGCGAAATGGTAACACGTGACGTCAATCATCCATCTGTAATTATCTGGGACAATGGAAATGAAGGAGGATGGAATTATGAAGTTGATAAGGTTTTTGCTGAAAAAGACCCGCAGAAACGAATTGTGATTCATCCCTGGGCTGATTTTAATGGCTGGGATACGCATCATTATCCAACTTACTTAACCGGAATGCATCGTTTTAATGCGGGCGAAAATGTGTTTTTCCCAACCGAATTCATGCACGGAACTTATGATAACGGTCACGGCGCCGCATTGGAAGATTTCTGGAACCGCTATAAAGAAAGTCCGCTTTTTGCTGGAGGCTTTATGTGGGCAATGCTAGACGAAGCCGTAAAACGCTCAGATTGGACTGGAGATGTAAAATTTGATTCGAAAGGTTCTTTAGCTGCCGATGGAATTTTAGGGCCTCATCGCGAAAAAGAAGGTAGTTATTATACTGTAAAGGAAGTTTGGGCACCCATCCAGTTTCAGCCAAAACAAGTTACTCCGAACTTTGACGGGTCTTTTCTGATTACAAATGATTATTTATTCAGTAATCTGAACTCGTGCAGAATGGAATTTAAAGTACTAAAATCTGATGCAGACGTTTTATACAGCAACAAAAATGCACAAGTAATAAGTTCTGGCAAAATTCAAATTCCAAAAATAAATCCGGGAGAAACACGTAAAATTCAGTTTGCGGTTCCAAACAATTTTGCTGAGGGAGATGTACTTTCTATTACCGCTTATGACCAGTTCAATAAAGAAATTTACACTTGGACATGGCCAATTCATAAAGCACTTTTTTATGCAAATAAGTTTTTAGCCGTTCAAAATACAAAAGCAAAAGCATCGGCAATTAAAACGGCAACCGAAGTTACTTTAAAAGGAAATAATGTTACCGTTGTTCTCAATGCTGCTAATGGAGAAATTACTTCTGTTAAAAATGGAATTTCAACTATTCCATTAACAAATGGCCCGCGTCCTATCGGAATGAAAGCGAAACTAAAAGACATTCAAGTTTCACAAGAGGGCGATAAAGCAGTTTGTTTGGTTTCCTATGTTGGTGGAATTTCAAGTATAAAATGGACAATGGAAGCTGACGGAAGATTTAAAATGGAAATGATTGTCCTAAAAAACGAAAAAGCACCAAGCGGTTTTGATGGTTTTGACGGAGCGTTTTTTGAAGATAAAATCAATTCTTTCGGAATCACTTTCAGTTTTCCTGAAAAGGATGTCACGGGTATGAAATGGTTTGGAAGGGGGCCATACCGTGTTTGGAAAAATAGAATAAAAGGCACTGCCTACGGAATTTGGGAGAAAGATTATAATACTACAATAACAGGAGAAAGTTTTGAAAATCTGGTATATCCTGAATTTAAGGGCTATCATGCTAATGTTATTGGAGCAAATTTAAAAGCGGGAACTTCTTCTTTTAAAGTTTTCAGTGAATCTGATAATCTATTTCTGAGATTATTTACTCCAGATTTGCCTAAAAATGGTTTCCCTGGCAGTTATCCGCAGCCGGCTTTTCCGGAAGGAGATATTTCGTTTATGTATGAAATTCCAGCCATGAGAGATTTTAAACCTCTTGAACAGCAAGGGCCTCAAAGTCAGCCTACCAATATCCGCATCAAAAGCGGAGACGAAGGAATCAAAATGAACCTATGGTTTGATTTTAGAGATAAAATATAG
- a CDS encoding rhamnogalacturonan acetylesterase: MKLFKILTALLLAVLFFNFTSKQDNRPTLFMVGDSTVKNGKGDGAGGLWGWGDFIGQYLDTTKIKIENHALGGTSSRTFQDKGLWTAVLNKLKKGDYVLIQFGHNDNGPVNDSLRARGTIKGIGSETQEIDNILTKKHEIVHTYGWYIQKVVREAKSKGAIPIICSPIPRNDWQNGKVPRNDTSYGLWAKQIAEKEKVTFINLNEKMALEMEKFGETKVTGTYFYKKDHTHTSAKGAVFSASVIIDELKNSKNSLKKYILDHPKIVLPAKKKVFLIGDSTMANNNNNPDAVGWGVPFPQYCDTTRIEVINKARGGRSTRTFDYEGLWNEVKNQLKSGNFILIQFGHNDAGDIDKEKFRGSLKGNGEETQEVTRPDGTKEIVHTFGWYMEKFIREAKEKGAIPIVLSQTPRNEWPNDKVERRTDTYGNWSKIAAEKQDVLYIDLNEIVAQKYELLGKEKVKAFFPKDHTHTGLEGAQFNALTVAESIQKLKNCNLRDYIEITK; the protein is encoded by the coding sequence ATGAAATTATTTAAAATACTTACTGCATTACTTTTGGCTGTATTATTTTTCAATTTTACATCAAAACAAGACAACAGACCTACTCTTTTTATGGTTGGAGATTCGACTGTAAAAAATGGAAAAGGAGATGGAGCCGGAGGTCTTTGGGGTTGGGGAGATTTCATTGGGCAATATCTCGATACGACAAAAATCAAGATTGAAAACCATGCTTTGGGAGGCACCAGCAGCCGTACGTTTCAGGATAAAGGATTGTGGACAGCGGTTTTAAATAAACTAAAAAAAGGAGATTATGTTCTGATTCAGTTTGGACACAATGACAATGGCCCTGTAAATGACAGTCTCCGCGCAAGAGGCACCATTAAAGGAATTGGTTCTGAAACCCAAGAAATCGACAATATCTTAACCAAAAAACACGAAATTGTACATACTTACGGCTGGTATATTCAGAAGGTAGTTCGTGAAGCGAAATCAAAAGGTGCCATTCCGATTATTTGCTCTCCAATTCCGCGCAATGACTGGCAGAATGGAAAAGTACCTCGAAATGACACATCATACGGATTATGGGCCAAACAGATTGCGGAAAAGGAAAAGGTAACTTTTATCAACCTGAACGAAAAAATGGCTCTTGAAATGGAAAAATTTGGCGAAACAAAAGTTACCGGCACTTATTTCTATAAAAAAGACCATACACATACCTCGGCAAAAGGAGCTGTGTTTTCGGCTTCTGTTATTATTGATGAATTGAAAAACAGTAAAAATTCTCTAAAAAAATACATTTTAGACCATCCAAAAATTGTACTTCCTGCCAAGAAAAAAGTCTTTCTGATAGGCGATTCTACTATGGCAAATAACAACAATAATCCTGATGCCGTTGGCTGGGGAGTTCCATTTCCTCAATATTGCGATACGACCAGAATTGAAGTTATCAACAAAGCACGTGGCGGCAGAAGCACCAGAACTTTTGATTATGAAGGTTTATGGAATGAAGTCAAAAACCAGCTGAAATCTGGAAATTTCATCCTGATTCAGTTTGGACATAATGATGCTGGCGATATTGATAAAGAAAAATTCAGAGGTTCTTTGAAAGGAAACGGCGAAGAAACACAGGAAGTTACCCGTCCAGACGGAACTAAAGAGATTGTTCATACTTTTGGCTGGTATATGGAGAAATTCATTCGCGAAGCCAAAGAAAAAGGTGCAATTCCGATAGTCTTGAGCCAGACTCCACGTAATGAATGGCCAAATGATAAAGTAGAGCGAAGAACTGATACTTATGGCAATTGGTCGAAAATTGCGGCAGAAAAACAAGATGTTCTTTATATTGATTTAAATGAAATTGTGGCGCAAAAATATGAGTTACTCGGAAAAGAAAAAGTAAAAGCTTTTTTCCCAAAAGACCATACGCATACCGGTTTGGAAGGTGCACAGTTTAATGCACTTACTGTGGCTGAAAGCATTCAAAAATTAAAAAACTGTAATTTGAGGGATTATATTGAAATTACTAAATAA
- a CDS encoding glycosyl hydrolase 115 family protein — MMKKILLLIFSILSINVFSQNKNATEFLIANSNHAINIFIDKNTDSLIVWAVNELADDIKEITGKRPEIVTVNAISKKGIYVGQVSSKLFQSKNNQKELGNQWEKFSIKKEKDNLLIVGSDVRGTVYAVFEIAERLGISPWKWWADVHPLKKENLSLYLPSKGIVEAPSVQYRGIFLNDEDWGLQPWAAKTFEPETGDIGPKTYEKIFQLLLRLKANTIWPAMHPSTRGFFTLSGNKEMAQQYRIVIGSSHAEPMLRNNVDEWKPKIYGDYNYFTNKSQVDKYWQERLDELKSAQNETIMTLGMRGVHDSKMEGAKDLKESIAMVEKIILNQREMLSNTFKKPLSAIPQAFVPYKEVLELYDNGLKVPDDITLVWPDDNYGYIRRLSSLEEQKRTGGSGVYYHISYWGRPHDYLWLSTTQPGLIWYEMTKAYQNGAKKMWIVNVGDIKPAEYDTEFFLDLAWNINSIKSDGIDEYLKNWTAREFSAAVSQESALIMKEYYRLAMLRKPEYMGWSQTEPTTPVKFSDFSEEESLNRIKAYENLVQKIDELEKLIPEERKDAWFQLMVYPVKGAAYMNYKFLYWNLAATVSDVTQKEKYNTLATQAFEKIQELTSFYNEKVSNGKWNYMMSMQPRKLPVFEAVKKTENPMEKSVKTTDRIYIQANQFISKNDTENYQWKTIQGLGYSNNAVTLFPFTQRYFKNEKPSVSYEFEIGKSGDYEIEVRLLPTHSNNFDHEIGIQVDGKGTEFFKINTKDRDKTWKENVLRNSAIVKIPASNLSKGKHIVMIEVNQTGIVLDQLAVYLAAEGGTYEIPLR; from the coding sequence ATGATGAAAAAAATACTGCTATTAATTTTCTCAATTTTATCTATAAATGTCTTTTCTCAAAATAAAAATGCGACTGAGTTTTTAATTGCAAATTCCAATCATGCGATAAATATTTTCATTGATAAAAATACCGATTCACTAATTGTTTGGGCAGTTAATGAACTGGCAGATGATATTAAGGAAATAACAGGAAAACGTCCCGAAATTGTTACTGTAAATGCTATTTCAAAAAAAGGAATTTATGTTGGTCAGGTTTCTTCGAAATTATTTCAATCCAAAAACAATCAAAAAGAATTAGGAAATCAGTGGGAAAAATTTTCAATTAAAAAAGAAAAAGATAATCTTCTGATTGTTGGTTCAGATGTTAGAGGAACTGTTTATGCAGTTTTTGAAATTGCCGAACGTCTCGGAATTTCTCCGTGGAAATGGTGGGCAGATGTTCATCCGTTAAAAAAAGAAAATCTTTCGTTGTATCTTCCATCAAAAGGAATTGTTGAAGCTCCATCTGTACAATATCGAGGTATTTTTCTAAATGACGAAGACTGGGGATTACAACCTTGGGCAGCTAAAACTTTTGAGCCAGAAACAGGAGATATCGGCCCTAAAACCTATGAGAAAATTTTTCAGTTACTCCTGCGTCTAAAAGCGAATACAATTTGGCCTGCTATGCATCCGTCTACAAGAGGTTTTTTTACCCTTTCAGGGAATAAGGAAATGGCACAGCAATATCGAATTGTGATTGGTTCTTCTCATGCCGAACCGATGCTGAGAAACAATGTTGACGAATGGAAACCGAAAATTTATGGCGATTACAACTATTTTACGAATAAATCTCAGGTCGATAAATATTGGCAGGAGCGATTGGATGAATTAAAATCGGCTCAAAATGAAACAATTATGACCTTAGGAATGCGTGGTGTTCATGACAGTAAAATGGAAGGCGCAAAAGATTTAAAGGAATCGATTGCAATGGTGGAAAAGATTATTTTAAACCAGCGTGAGATGCTTTCAAACACTTTTAAAAAACCGCTTTCAGCCATTCCACAGGCTTTTGTTCCATATAAGGAAGTACTGGAATTATATGATAACGGACTCAAAGTTCCAGACGATATAACGCTTGTTTGGCCCGATGATAATTATGGTTACATTCGTCGTTTGAGCAGTCTAGAAGAACAAAAGCGAACAGGAGGAAGTGGCGTGTATTATCACATTAGTTATTGGGGACGTCCTCATGATTATCTTTGGCTGAGCACCACACAGCCGGGTTTGATTTGGTACGAAATGACAAAAGCCTATCAAAATGGAGCAAAAAAAATGTGGATAGTCAATGTTGGAGACATCAAGCCAGCAGAATACGATACCGAATTTTTTCTAGATTTGGCATGGAATATCAATAGCATCAAATCGGATGGAATTGATGAATATCTGAAAAACTGGACGGCAAGAGAATTTTCTGCTGCAGTAAGTCAAGAGTCGGCATTGATTATGAAAGAATATTACCGTTTGGCAATGCTCAGAAAGCCTGAATATATGGGATGGAGCCAGACGGAGCCAACAACTCCTGTTAAATTTTCTGATTTTTCTGAAGAAGAATCCTTAAACCGAATAAAAGCTTATGAAAATCTAGTCCAAAAAATAGACGAACTGGAAAAGCTTATTCCCGAAGAAAGAAAAGACGCATGGTTTCAATTGATGGTTTATCCTGTTAAAGGTGCTGCTTATATGAATTACAAATTTTTGTATTGGAATTTAGCAGCTACGGTTTCAGATGTAACTCAAAAAGAAAAGTATAATACTTTGGCCACTCAGGCTTTTGAGAAAATTCAGGAATTGACCAGTTTTTATAATGAAAAAGTAAGCAATGGTAAGTGGAATTATATGATGTCAATGCAACCAAGAAAACTGCCCGTTTTTGAAGCAGTTAAAAAGACTGAAAATCCTATGGAAAAGTCAGTAAAAACAACAGATAGAATTTACATTCAAGCAAATCAATTTATTTCTAAAAATGACACAGAAAATTATCAATGGAAAACAATTCAAGGTTTAGGATATAGTAATAATGCAGTGACTTTATTTCCGTTTACGCAGCGTTATTTTAAAAATGAAAAACCGTCTGTTTCTTATGAATTTGAAATTGGAAAATCAGGCGATTATGAAATTGAAGTACGTCTGCTTCCAACACATTCCAATAATTTTGACCATGAAATCGGAATTCAAGTAGACGGAAAAGGCACGGAATTCTTTAAAATAAATACCAAAGACCGGGATAAAACCTGGAAAGAAAATGTGCTTAGAAACAGTGCAATTGTAAAAATTCCAGCCTCAAATCTTTCAAAAGGAAAGCATATCGTTATGATTGAAGTCAATCAAACTGGAATTGTACTCGACCAATTAGCAGTTTACTTAGCTGCCGAAGGAGGAACTTATGAAATTCCGTTGAGATAA
- a CDS encoding rhamnogalacturonidase, translated as MKKFFTLVFCILGIVQNASSQKYSNDKFPDGSEITPWFKDYTKLELKSLGKQYKITDHGVGTDSTKIQTVAIQKVIDKAAANGGGVIVIPKGVFLSGALFFKPKTKLYVSEGGVLKGSDNIADFPIMASRMEGQNLDYFPAVVNAYGVDNFSISGKGTINGNGKKYWDAFWARRKENPKCTNLEVSRPRLVFVWNSNNVQFQDVKLINSGFWTNHFYKCNSVKLLDLYIFSPHLKDKAPSTDAIDVDICTNVLVKGCYMSVNDDAVALKGGKGPYADQDPNNGANKNIIIEDCNFGFCHSALTNGSEAIHNRNIVMRNCKIDGASRLLWLKMRPDTPQRYEYIRVEDIKGEAKTGLAVFAWKQFFDLKGRPDIPLSYGDNVTMKNIELKCDTFYGVENDPNVRLSNFTFENLNIESVKTNIDKSLINGVTFKNVYLNKELVN; from the coding sequence ATGAAAAAGTTTTTCACTTTAGTTTTTTGCATTTTAGGGATTGTTCAAAATGCATCTTCACAAAAATACAGCAATGATAAATTTCCCGATGGAAGCGAAATCACGCCATGGTTTAAGGATTATACCAAACTGGAGCTTAAAAGTCTAGGTAAGCAATATAAAATTACAGACCATGGAGTGGGAACTGACAGCACTAAAATACAAACAGTTGCCATTCAGAAGGTAATTGACAAAGCAGCAGCAAACGGTGGTGGTGTAATTGTAATTCCAAAAGGTGTTTTCTTGAGTGGCGCTTTGTTTTTTAAACCTAAAACTAAGCTGTATGTTAGCGAAGGCGGTGTATTGAAAGGCTCTGATAATATAGCTGATTTTCCGATTATGGCTTCCAGAATGGAAGGACAGAATCTAGATTATTTCCCGGCTGTAGTCAATGCTTACGGAGTAGATAATTTTTCAATTTCTGGAAAAGGAACGATTAACGGAAATGGCAAAAAATACTGGGATGCTTTTTGGGCGCGTCGTAAAGAAAATCCAAAATGCACCAATCTGGAAGTTTCGAGACCTAGATTAGTATTTGTATGGAATTCAAATAATGTGCAGTTTCAGGATGTGAAATTAATTAATTCTGGTTTTTGGACGAATCACTTTTACAAATGTAATAGTGTTAAACTGCTCGATTTGTATATTTTTTCTCCGCATCTTAAAGACAAGGCACCAAGTACCGATGCAATTGATGTAGATATCTGCACCAATGTTTTAGTAAAAGGTTGTTATATGTCGGTTAATGATGATGCTGTTGCGCTTAAAGGCGGAAAAGGCCCTTATGCAGACCAAGATCCAAACAATGGAGCAAACAAGAATATTATTATTGAAGACTGTAATTTCGGTTTCTGCCATTCCGCTTTGACCAACGGAAGTGAAGCGATACACAATAGAAATATAGTTATGCGAAATTGTAAAATTGACGGCGCTTCAAGATTATTGTGGCTGAAAATGAGACCTGACACACCGCAACGTTACGAATATATCAGAGTTGAAGATATTAAAGGAGAAGCAAAAACGGGATTGGCAGTTTTTGCCTGGAAACAATTCTTTGATTTGAAAGGACGCCCAGATATTCCGCTTTCGTACGGCGATAATGTAACTATGAAAAACATCGAATTGAAATGCGATACTTTTTACGGAGTAGAAAATGATCCAAATGTTCGCTTGTCTAATTTTACTTTCGAAAATCTGAATATAGAATCAGTAAAAACAAATATTGATAAGAGTTTGATAAATGGTGTGACTTTCAAAAATGTTTATTTGAATAAGGAACTTGTGAATTAA
- a CDS encoding family 43 glycosylhydrolase translates to MKKTVFWIIFFSNIIISSAQKLERMDAVYSGVPWFDQNGNIVSAHGACIVKEKETFYLFGEAHSDDSNAFAGFNCYSSKDLYNWKFESVALPLQKEGKLGPNRVGERVKVMKCPKTAEYVMYMHADSLTYKDQFVGYAVSKNIEGPYTFKGSLLFEGKPIKKWDMGTFQDDDGSGYVLIHGGEIYKLSDDYKSVTEKVNENITTGFESPTMLKKDNLYYFIGSHLTSWERNDNYYYTSNSIKGPWESRGLIAPEGTLTWNSQSTFVLPVKGTKTTSYIFMGDRWSFPKQASSATYVWQPLTISGTSLKIPEYQESWQIDLQTGIVSVPKNADKILKNTDLKIKFSGNWNHAVKENRISESKSDDKNASFSIQFKGQQIGFSSFVGSENGYAKVVLTDKEGKNVTSAIVDMYSKSAIETTVYKSPVLKKGNYVLTVYGTGERPNWSDKRKSNYGSTGNYISVTQIAIR, encoded by the coding sequence ATGAAAAAAACAGTATTCTGGATTATTTTCTTTAGCAACATCATTATTTCTTCTGCTCAAAAGTTGGAGAGAATGGATGCTGTTTATTCTGGAGTACCATGGTTTGATCAAAACGGAAATATCGTTAGTGCACACGGCGCTTGTATTGTAAAAGAAAAAGAGACGTTTTATCTTTTTGGAGAAGCTCATTCTGATGACAGTAATGCATTTGCAGGATTTAATTGTTATTCGTCTAAAGATCTTTATAATTGGAAGTTTGAAAGTGTGGCTTTGCCGTTGCAGAAAGAAGGAAAATTAGGTCCTAATCGTGTCGGAGAAAGAGTAAAAGTGATGAAATGTCCGAAGACAGCTGAGTATGTAATGTATATGCATGCCGATTCTTTAACCTATAAAGATCAGTTTGTAGGTTACGCAGTTTCAAAAAATATAGAAGGACCGTATACATTTAAAGGATCACTTTTGTTTGAAGGAAAACCGATCAAAAAATGGGATATGGGAACTTTTCAGGACGATGATGGTTCGGGATATGTTTTAATTCATGGAGGCGAAATTTACAAATTGAGTGATGATTATAAGTCGGTTACAGAAAAAGTAAACGAAAACATAACAACAGGTTTTGAATCGCCAACCATGCTTAAAAAAGACAATCTGTATTATTTTATTGGCTCGCATCTAACCAGCTGGGAACGAAATGACAATTATTATTACACTTCAAATTCAATTAAAGGCCCATGGGAATCTCGTGGTTTAATTGCTCCCGAAGGAACATTGACATGGAATTCCCAATCAACTTTTGTTTTGCCTGTTAAGGGAACAAAAACAACAAGTTATATATTTATGGGAGACCGCTGGTCTTTTCCAAAACAAGCCTCTTCGGCAACTTATGTTTGGCAGCCGCTTACTATTTCTGGAACTTCTTTAAAAATTCCAGAGTATCAGGAAAGTTGGCAGATTGATTTACAGACTGGAATTGTGTCTGTACCCAAAAATGCAGACAAAATCTTAAAAAACACAGATTTAAAAATTAAATTTTCTGGCAATTGGAATCATGCTGTTAAAGAGAATAGGATTTCAGAAAGCAAATCAGATGATAAAAATGCTTCATTTTCAATACAATTTAAAGGACAGCAAATTGGCTTTTCGAGTTTTGTTGGCAGTGAAAATGGTTATGCCAAAGTTGTTTTGACAGATAAAGAAGGAAAAAACGTTACTAGCGCAATTGTTGATATGTATAGCAAAAGTGCAATTGAAACAACAGTTTACAAATCTCCAGTCTTAAAAAAAGGCAATTATGTCTTAACTGTTTATGGAACTGGAGAAAGACCAAATTGGTCAGACAAAAGAAAATCAAATTACGGTAGTACAGGAAATTATATTTCTGTAACACAAATTGCCATTAGATAA
- a CDS encoding glycoside hydrolase family 88/105 protein translates to MNHSSVKILALIAFGFFASANAQTNDVTTPLHAMQPDYVTPYVVPEKNNIEAVLNGVYNFLEENTASKVLNASDNSEVKDFKKAKGKLVFSPGSFRLTSYEWGVTYAGMLLAAEATGKKEYADYANKRIKLIADLVENFKSENVQDSPIRTVLKPHALDDAGALCAAFIKAKKAGLNANVDPVINNFIKYISEKEYRLKDGTLARNRPQNNTLWLDDMFMSVPALAQMGSYTGEKKYFDDAVKQVNQFSERMFNSQKGIYMHGWVESMQTHPEFHWARANGWAVMTMVELLEVLPKNHPGYPQVLAQLQKHIAGLMQYQDGTGFWHQLLDRNDSYLETSATAIYTYSIARAINRGYVDKLAYAPAVLLAWNAVASKVNEKGQVEGTCVGTGMAFDPAFYYYRPINLFAAHGYGPILLAGAEIITLLKNNQFEMNDSSIQLKIKG, encoded by the coding sequence ATGAACCATTCATCTGTAAAAATACTTGCCTTAATCGCATTTGGTTTTTTTGCTTCCGCGAATGCGCAGACAAATGATGTAACCACACCTTTGCATGCCATGCAGCCGGATTATGTAACGCCTTATGTTGTTCCAGAAAAAAATAATATTGAGGCGGTTTTAAATGGGGTATATAATTTCCTTGAAGAAAATACCGCTTCAAAAGTTCTCAATGCAAGTGATAATTCAGAAGTAAAAGATTTCAAAAAAGCAAAAGGAAAACTTGTTTTTTCTCCAGGCTCTTTCAGGCTTACAAGTTACGAATGGGGCGTTACTTATGCCGGAATGCTTTTGGCAGCTGAAGCAACAGGAAAAAAAGAATATGCAGATTATGCCAATAAGAGAATTAAATTAATAGCAGATCTTGTTGAAAATTTTAAAAGCGAAAATGTACAAGATTCGCCAATTCGAACCGTTTTAAAGCCACATGCATTAGACGATGCTGGAGCGCTTTGTGCTGCTTTCATCAAAGCAAAAAAAGCAGGACTAAATGCAAATGTTGATCCGGTAATAAATAACTTCATTAAATACATAAGCGAAAAAGAATATCGTCTAAAAGATGGAACTCTGGCTAGAAACAGACCGCAAAATAATACACTTTGGCTGGACGATATGTTTATGAGTGTTCCAGCTTTAGCACAAATGGGGAGTTATACAGGAGAAAAAAAATATTTTGATGATGCTGTAAAACAAGTCAATCAGTTTTCAGAAAGAATGTTTAATAGCCAGAAGGGAATTTATATGCACGGCTGGGTAGAGTCAATGCAAACACACCCCGAGTTTCATTGGGCGAGAGCAAATGGATGGGCAGTGATGACCATGGTAGAATTATTGGAAGTACTTCCAAAAAATCATCCTGGATATCCTCAGGTTCTAGCGCAGCTTCAAAAGCATATTGCCGGACTTATGCAGTATCAAGACGGAACAGGTTTCTGGCATCAATTGCTGGATCGAAACGATTCTTATCTTGAAACTTCGGCAACTGCCATTTATACGTATTCTATTGCAAGAGCAATCAACCGAGGATATGTAGATAAATTGGCCTATGCACCTGCAGTTTTATTAGCATGGAATGCTGTAGCTTCCAAAGTAAATGAAAAAGGTCAGGTAGAAGGAACCTGCGTAGGAACTGGAATGGCATTTGATCCCGCTTTTTATTATTATCGTCCTATAAACTTATTTGCGGCACACGGTTATGGGCCGATTTTATTGGCTGGAGCCGAAATAATAACACTTTTAAAAAATAATCAATTTGAAATGAATGACAGTTCTATTCAGTTGAAAATTAAGGGATAG